One Spirochaeta africana DSM 8902 genomic window carries:
- a CDS encoding class I SAM-dependent methyltransferase, producing the protein MPSMYEIYDHHAAEYDQLVTAEDYQGNLRRVLHELHDFTGQSVIELGAGTGRLTRMYVDSVQAAYCADRSTHMLQTARRNLSDYLDRITFATRDNLDAPGSLHTADVVLEGWAFGHTIYDYPDRYLDTMQTLVDNCEKMVRPGGKVIIIETLGTNLEQPEPPGELLTAFYDYLETVRGYQRTVVSTDYRFASVAEACRVMGFFFGDAMLPGIQARNSTIIPEFTGIWSRSVL; encoded by the coding sequence ATGCCAAGTATGTACGAGATCTACGATCACCACGCTGCCGAGTACGATCAGCTTGTTACCGCCGAGGATTATCAGGGAAATCTTCGGCGGGTTCTGCACGAACTGCATGATTTTACCGGCCAGTCGGTAATCGAGCTGGGCGCCGGGACCGGCCGCCTTACCCGTATGTATGTCGATTCTGTGCAGGCAGCATATTGCGCAGACCGCTCCACCCATATGCTGCAGACCGCGCGCCGCAATCTGTCTGACTACCTGGATCGGATTACCTTTGCGACCAGGGACAACCTTGATGCGCCCGGCTCGCTGCACACGGCCGATGTAGTGCTGGAGGGCTGGGCGTTCGGGCATACCATCTATGATTACCCCGACCGGTATCTGGATACCATGCAGACCCTGGTCGATAATTGCGAGAAGATGGTACGCCCCGGTGGCAAGGTGATCATCATCGAGACATTGGGTACCAATCTCGAGCAGCCCGAACCTCCTGGCGAACTGCTGACTGCATTCTACGACTACCTGGAAACAGTGCGCGGATACCAGCGCACTGTTGTGTCAACGGACTACCGCTTTGCCTCGGTCGCCGAGGCCTGCAGGGTGATGGGCTTCTTTTTTGGCGATGCCATGCTGCCCGGAATCCAGGCACGCAACTCCACCATAATCCCCGAGTTTACCGGCATCTGGTCCCGGTCTGTTTTGTAA